Proteins from a single region of Xenopus laevis strain J_2021 chromosome 9_10S, Xenopus_laevis_v10.1, whole genome shotgun sequence:
- the spo11.S gene encoding meiotic recombination protein SPO11, producing MAFPDQLFDSQEFRFCLCDVDKFNQTVLLQMKKHCTTRKVRSDCAKAAPKFTLMLKVLSVIYRLVQSDTYATKRDIYYNEVQLYGSQTVVDNIISDISCMLKIPRISLYILSASKGCVAGYLWFTAEDGNKVYCGGSSSGVLVPITVEGIRNLSTQAKFILIMEKEAIFQRLLNDNFCAVSGSYILITRILVSIIVLRKKRHPQGWSRGICIIIHSGDVLTSQKSMGPAVCSRLTSAQFASFCFWQPLFIGARLPSPLHQTWASWVWVYNKMFLVRFRVAGCLLTKAAKLRVNAPSLHLPT from the exons ATGGCATTCCCAGATCAGCTGTTTGATAGCCAGGAATTTCGTTTCTGCCTTTGTGATGTGGACAA GTTTAACCAAACAGTGTTGTTGCAGATGAAAAAACATTGCACTACTAGAAAAGTAAGGAGTGACTGTGCTAAGGCTGCACCAAAGTTCA CCCTGATGCTTAAGGTGCTGTCCGTGATCTACCGACTAGTGCAGAGTGATACATATGCTACAAAAAG AGATATATATTACAATGAGGTGCAACTTTATGGCTCCCAGACTGTTGTGGACAACATAATTAGTGATATCTCCTGCATGCTGAAAATCCCCAGAATCAGTTTATACATA CTCTCTGCATCTAAAGGTTGTGTGGCTGGCTATTTATGGTTTACAGCAGAAGATGGAAACAAAGTATACTGTGGTGGTAGCTCATCC GGTGTCCTTGTGCCAATAACTGTCGAAGGAATCAGAA ACCTGAGTACCCAAGCTAAATTCATCCTCATAATGGAAAAGGAGGCAATATTCCAAAGGCTTCTCAATGACAATTTCTGTGCTGTGTCTGGCTCCTACATCTTGATAACA AGAATTCTTGTTTCCATCATTGTCCTGAGGAAGAAGCGTCACCCCCAAGGCTGGAGTAGAGGGATCTGTATCATAATACACAGTGGTGATGTGCTGACCAGCCAGAAATCCATGGGACCTGCAGTTTGCAGTAGATTGACTTCCGCACAGTTTGCCAGCTTCTGCTTCtggcagcctctatttataggtgcACGCCTGCCCtcgccccttcatcagacatgggCGAGTTGGGTGTGGGTCTATAACAAGATGTTTCTGGTCAGGTTCAGAGTGGCGGGTTGTTTGTTGACAAAGGCAGCTAAGCTCAGGGTGAACGCTCCATCTCTACACCTGCCAACATGA